Within the Chrysemys picta bellii isolate R12L10 chromosome 17, ASM1138683v2, whole genome shotgun sequence genome, the region caccccaccgaaacagcagtattgaaccttggtaatatgttatagcgggcccctaaggtagtataattaaggtaaaagaaaaatgtctttttgctagaagtagaataagatcttccccccactttgtaatcaattgccctgttgaatgaatgaggtgtgaatgtggaaggcgtggaaggcaggcacctccagacaggtgcaacccttggagagggcagggccggctctaggatttttgccgccccaagcaaaaaaaattttggccgccccccctttctttttcatgcccctctgcccccgccaccgccccaactccaccccttccaaacaccttccccaaatccccagcaccgcctcctTCCCTAGCGTGCCGCATTTCTCCCCCCGCATTGCTTTCTGCGGGCCCCCcgtgacctcccgccctagctcacctccactccgtgTGCTCCCCCAGGCATACCaacgctccgcttctcccccttccctctcaggcgagggagggcggagaagcggagcagcagcgcgttcaggggagcaggcggagcagaggtgagctagggtgggggggtgcaggaagtaatgggggggtagaggaaccactgcccgctccagctcacctccttTCCACCACtgccgcctcccctgagcgcccactgctcagcttctcctccctcccagccttgctgcacgAATTAGTGGTTTCACgcatggcaagcctgggagggaggggggagaagcggagcgacAGAGCGtgcaggtggagcggaggtgagctagggtgggggggggcgcaggaaataacggggggtagaggaaccactgctcactccagctcaccactgccgcctcccccgagcgttCGCCattcggcttctcctccctccctcccagccttgctgcgtgaAATAGCGGTTTCGCATGtggcaagcacctgcttgttctgctggtgcctggagccagccctgggagaggggatgggagccagaccagatcagtagaataGGTCAGCCACCGATtcgccactcgcctcctcagcccccctcccccggctcacctactaagcccccctcccctgccgccaGCTCACCttcccccctgccactgccctcccgctcgcctcctcagccccccacgcACCTGGCTCACCTACTCattccccgccactgcccgcctgcTCACCTACTCAGCCCCCGTCCCTCACCCgctgcttgcctactcacccccccgcgggccacacagtgagcccacgcgggccgcatgcggtCCTTGGGCCGCATGTTGTTCAGGCCTGACCTAAGCGACCCAGTGCCTTTGGCGGGTTCCTGATTTTCTGTGATGCCTGAAGCTATCACCAGGTGCTAGAACTTATTTGGTTGTAGGGCACAGGAATATACAGAATTCTGCTAAGTTAAAAACAGGGTGTTGGGCCTGTTTGAACAGATGGGCAAGTGAAGGTCTGATATGCTGTTGAACATAACGGAAAGGGTCCTTTCTGGGGGTCAGGTCTGATTTCAACCTGCCAAGGAACAAACATGACAATGGCACCTTCTGAACAAATGGATGTCCCAGGGTCCAACAGGCTAGAGAATCTGACAGATCTGGCCTTTGTTGGGGTCCAGTTTCTGTGTTCAGTGAGCTCAGCAGTGATCTACTTGTGGCCACGTGAAAGGAATCACTAGACTATGTCACTGTGCAATACCTAACACTGGCCCTAGCGGAGTGCATGGGCAAATTGGCATCCAACATGCCATTGAATACAATGGAAGCAGCCCTAAGCCAAGCGCTGACTGTAACCTGAGACATAATCCTAACCCTAACTCAAGCCCTGTTGTAATAATTGAGTGGCACAGTCCAGGACAACTGCACCTGTCTTCCCATCTATGATGCCTCAAGGGCGTCCTCTCTAGGCCCCTGGCTCCTCACATGTCTCCACTATTGGGTCGAGACCCGCGTCTCGCTCCCTCCTGCCATTGGGTTTTCCAGGCTGTACAGCtacctgcctacactgtgatatcctgAACAAGCCAGACTGCCTGAGCAGTCCAGCACCTgcgctttgctttctctttagaGGCAATAAACAGCGTAACTGCCGCAGTTATAAGGTACCACCCAGCACTTGTTAAGCTAACAAGCTCACCAGAGATCAGCCCCCGTTCCAGCAGGGGCTGTGGGAGGAGCCAGTTCTTCTAACCGCACAAAGGGGTTTTCCTGTGGCTATAAGTTCATTACAGCCTCGGTTCAGAACAAAGACCCCCATGAATGAGTCACTCTTTCCTTGGGTTGGGCTTCTGACCTCCAGACTCCGggaacaggtgatcagcagacaatgggCCCTGGCTGGGTTTTAGCATAACTTGGGGGGAAGGAATTTGCTTTCGCCTCCCTGtagatatttcccaggaaatccacttcacacgtATTGTCCCAAATAACCATTCTTGTCTGCCACATATTTCAATGTGTCCTTTCATCATCCAGGCCCACAATGCTATGTAACCTTTGCATTTCATACAACGGACTCCAACGATATTTAATGAAGTAATTGCTACGCTAGGCTGAGAGCTTCCTAAGGAGGCTCTCACCTGCACGGCCAGCTCCTAAGTGAcagaggagctagtgaacagtagcagcaaacaggggagttttgtgagggagttctcCGGGGCAAGGAGAGACTATGTGATCCTTGGGGAGAGTTTGTTGTGTGTTAGTTTGTTTGTTGTAGGCTTGTTTGCTTGCCCTGTGCTTGCTTGAAGTTTCTAGTGGGGCTGTTTTGGAGGCTGGGTGTTGAGCAGCAAATAGGAGTTTAGAGAGGGAGTGTGAGAGGCAGATACACCCAATAAACATActctacatagaatcatagaatcattgaatatcagggttggaagggacctcaggaggtcatctagtccaaccccctgctcaaagcaggaccaattcccaactaaatcaccccagccagggctttgtcaagccgggccttaaaaacctccaaggaaggagactccaccacctccctaggtaacgcattccagtgcttcaccaccctcctagtgaaatagtgtttcctaatatccaacctagaccttccccactgcaacttgagaccattgttccttgttctgtcatctgccaccactgagaacagccgaactccatcctctttggaaccccccttcaggtagttgaaagcagctatcaaatcccccctcattcttctcttctggagactaaacaatcccagttccctcagcctctcctcataagtcatgtgctccagactcctaatcatttttattgccctctgctggactctttccaatttctccacatccttcttgtagtgtggggcccaaaactggagagcgcagtagggaaagtgctccagtctgtccacactgacagctgcaagctcACTgatgtggccacatttgcagcacttgaaGCGGCATTGGGAGtgatgcattatgggcagctatcccacagaccacctcttcccattctggcactgtggcttacggggcattctgggtcctgtcccaatgcctcATGATGCATtggttcgcatcccagcaatccctgtgcttcgtCCACATTTGGCTCCATCTTTCAATGTTTTATGTGCAGtgtgctctgtcttcccttttggtctgcaggaatggagacCGAACTGCTGAGGAACATGCTGATGAGTCTCACCAGACATCacatttggcagtcgagttactccttaagatccaaactgacagtgaggagtccaacGATGAAGTCATCTCGTGTAACGCATATGACACGtgtttgcttgtggcattcacggacatgctcaccaccatggaatgctgcttttgggctcgggaaacaagcactgagtggtgggatcacatcatcatgcaagtttgggatgacgagcagtggctgcagaacttttggaggagaaaagccactttcatgggactgtgtgaggagctcgcccccaccctgcatcGCAAGGATACCAGATTGAGAGCTGTGAAGAAATGGgaggctattgcaatctggaagctggcaactccagacagctaccgatcggttgctaaccagtttggagtgggaaagtctatcattggaatcgtgttgatgcaagtttgcagggccattaatcgcatcctgctaataagaaccatgactctgggtaatgtgcaagACATTGTGGTttgctttgcacaaatgggtttccctaactgtggaggggcaatagatgggaggcatattccaattctggcaccagcctacctagcctccgagtacattACTTGGAAggagtatttctctatggttctcgaGGTGcgtgtggatcaccgtgggcatttcattgacattaacgcaggctggcccggaaaggtgcatgatgcacacatctttcagaacgctggcctgttcaggaagctgcaagctgggacttttttcccagaccagaagatcaccgtaggggaagtcaaaatgctcattgtgatcctgggagaccccgcttaccctttaatgctgtggttcatgaaaccctacagagggagccttgacagcagcaaggagtggtttgacagcagcaaggagcggttcaacaacaggctgagccggtgcagaatgactatggagtgtgcttttggccatttaaagggccgctggtgctctctgtataggaagctggacttggccgatgACAGTATCCCCGCGATTATATCCATGtactgtaccctccataacatttgtaaagggaagggtgaaagctccactcaggcatggaactcggaggttcaacacctggaggctgaatttgaacagccagagagcagggctattagagggtcCCAGCGCAGTGCTGCAAGGAcgagggatgccttgagggagcaatttgaggctgaaagccaccagtaatgtctggtgcacTGCACgagagtgaagtgcagtggttccaatgttagtagaaATCTGTGTTTGTGACGCTGACTTGCAGTgtctgttgctttcctgggctaaggtatcttttactttatgcaactAAAAagtatgttttcaaagccaaaaaaatccatttattgaaaagaaaattcatttattgagaaaaaacacaactgcttgggataCAGAAAgggtaagggggtggggtggtgaaCGGGACAATCACAGacttgcgtatgtcctgttatcatactcagccttcctgtctggagtgctgtgcaatgagtgctgcacttcaggctggctgtactgcatggtgatgggggttgagtgcagttgataagggtcgtagttttcggGGCTGGGTGGTAAAGCTACAGctgttggaggcagctgggggcggtaagaacccggatgttggggaaagtgggttggaggtgacatgagggcacaagggaaagagttttgggacaagggctgcaggggggggagCATGGTAGTGCACCACCTGCATGGCTATGAGCGCCTGAATAGAGTCCGCTTgctgctccatgatgcttatcagcctatccgtgctttgctgccagaGCACCGTGTTTTTCTGCCAGTGCTCCTCATTCTGGTggcggatcctcctttcactctccctccactcctgcaccTTTAGATTCTCATTAAgtgactgctgcattacttcatgcagaatgtcttctttgcttctatgtggcctcttcctgattctttgcagtctctcggccggtgataacacggatggctgagatctcaaggttgcatctgtaaaggcaaaatgcaacacttaacagaggcagcattgttcacaccagacagagcaatgattcccccctCCACTGaaggagggcaagcacagtctacacaatagcataatttgcccatcccaaagtGAGCGAACGTAACCCACGGCAGCCTCagaatggtgagtaagcacagggtaaAGGGGGACTGATagtttcatggctgtactgtcctctaggtttctgtgccttggggagagccaacagcttcagggggcacctacactgaacactgtcccaacattttccacaggagtgcgtcctggacgatatctcactgctgagggtgaactgggaagcaagggagggtcttctactacaatgcggcttccgccctggcccatatgcagcttgcctgtgtgcagcaatggtccccctgtctctcacggcacagtggcgcagacatgttagcctgactgggacaaggaccagaGTGACTCTCCCAGTAAACCTGCACAAGCACATTGCCCAAGCTgtggatgagacctttgaagataTCACTGAGGCCAATTACTGCGATGTGAaagagcacatcaatgccctattccACATCTaagcatgcatgcagccctaaccctcctcgccccaaaAGCCCGCACCAAAcaacttcctcccccaccccgcaaaaaactgcttaccgggaacctcctctggtgtttgtccttccgcAAGCAGCGGCCGGCGCGACGGGCTACCTTCCTCCTAGCTTGAGAAGAGCTCCTAGCTGCATGCCTtgagggattccggggtgtcttccTCCCCCTCAGCACCTTagctcccgctttcctcctcgTCATCCTTCTCCTGCCTTGTTGGACTGggttctgaagtgtccatggtgggcCTCGGAGTGGAGttggggtcgcccccaagtatcacgtccagctctttgtagaaacggcacGTTGCGAGGGCAGCACTGGAGCAGTGGTTTGCCTCGTGcactttgtggtaggcattccacgGCTCCTTcgctttaaccctgcactgcagggcatcccagtcatggcccttttccatcatgtcccttgatatctgcccgaaagtatcgtaattcctacggctgaagcgcagctgggactggacagcttcctccccccaaacactgatgaggtccagcacctcgccattgctccatactggggatcgcctggcgcgtggaggcatggtcacctggaaagattcgcagAGAGCACTCcgtgcctggctgagcaaacaggaaaaggattttcaaaattcccaaggaatttgaagggcgggtctgacagttggtcacctgagggcagggcagtagagttcaaactgatgaccagagtggctaaaacaggcattgtgggaatttctggaggccaatcacagcacattaacagaccagggcgtccacactggcgctgcagtgCTCCAGCGAGGGCACAtgaaacgttattcctctcgccgaggtggattaccagaagcggagtcagagcactctacgtgccttgccagtgtggacagggaatGAATTAGAGTGCACTGTGTGGCTTTAGTGGGCTCTAACATGCatgtgtagccaagcccttagagttctgtccataggcatgtccctgcataccttgctgagtcacaaggcgtatctgccttctgtCAATGGGTGAATTGTATAgccgatggtccttaatgggccatcaaagcagggtaggcagagctgacaccaacttgtctggggtgtgacccagaagcatagcacaagtttgaaatacagacagtatagagccaatattcataaattcaactacaaaaatgatacacacatatagacagcataatcataaccagcaaaccataacctctccataaACCCCTTACACggcaacctttatacaatatttgctgcaaataaatAACAGTGGTCACAAAAGTGATCTacacagttacagattatgtcaataacatcacacgcccaatgcaaaattgatgcaggaagggatgacacaaacatcactgactgcatcccaagagatTCCCATCTTTGGGTCTGTCTccctacagctagtattgggtcaGAAGCCGTaacagtgtataacagaaatggtttatttaAGTCAAGGTACAAACTCAAGGTAAGAACACTGGTTAGAACAATAGTCCAGCATGGTTCCTgcatgtctcatgtgatcttgccaagagctaaagaaaacagctacacttctaccccaatataacgtgacccaatataacacgaattcggatataacgtggtaaaacagcactccaggggggcggggctgcgcgctccggtggatcaaagcaagttcccTATACTGTGGTttcagctataacgcggtaagattttttggctcctgagaacagcgttatatcgaggtagaggtgtactttatctatacaagctctggcaaatgtttggaacccaattaacattaaatcaatgtagatattaatgttgttcatagtacaggaatcttggcatgtAGCTGTGAAAGCAATATggcagtgtgcctcagtttcccttttcatacagcacattaggtctggaatgtcttttcccctgtggaaagttccaatactgtttacagcattaactgtga harbors:
- the LOC135976159 gene encoding uncharacterized protein LOC135976159; amino-acid sequence: MLTTMECCFWARETSTEWWDHIIMQVWDDEQWLQNFWRRKATFMGLCEELAPTLHRKDTRLRAVKKWEAIAIWKLATPDSYRSVANQFGVGKSIIGIVLMQVCRAINRILLIRTMTLGNVQDIVVCFAQMGFPNCGGAIDGRHIPILAPAYLASEYITWKEYFSMVLEVRVDHRGHFIDINAGWPGKVHDAHIFQNAGLFRKLQAGTFFPDQKITVGEVKMLIVILGDPAYPLMLWFMKPYRGSLDSSKEWFDSSKERFNNRLSRCRMTMECAFGHLKGRWCSLYRKLDLADDSIPAIISMYCTLHNICKGKGESSTQAWNSEVQHLEAEFEQPESRAIRGSQRSAARTRDALREQFEAESHQ